The window AACAGGAGGAGTTTGCTGTTGAACGACTCGGTCACGTTGTTGATGACCAACTGGAGGGAGTACGCCGCCCCGCCGATTGGGTTCCATCCCACCAGGATGGTCGCACCGATCCAGATGCCGGTGAAAAGCGAGAGGAGCACCTGCCGACTGAGCAGCGTCAGCACGATTGCGAAGAGCGCCGGCAGCAGGCTGATGACTCCCTGCGTCTCTGCGGGCATGACAAACGTTTCGTCACCGGCTCCCGAATTTAAGGGTTTTCACTTCGAGACCCGAGAATAAGACGTATCGGATGCCGTGAGTTGCCGTAGTTCGGTCGACGAATCGGGCGGCTTCGGACGCTTGAGTATCTCAGACGACCGCGTCGTACGCCTCGCCCATTATCTCGATGGCCTCGCGGAGCGACTCGGTGTCGGTCGCGTACGACAGGCGGGCGTAGCCGTGGCCGTGTTCGCCGAACGCCTCGCCGGGGACGATAATCACGCCGCGGTCGATGCACTCGTCGACGAAGCCCTCGGGAACCTCGGGCATGACGTAGAACGCGCCGCCCGGCGACGGGACGGTGAGGCCGATATCTTCCAGCCCCTCGACGACGAGGTCGCGGCGCTCGCGGAACGTCTCGGTCATCTCCTCGATGCGGTCCTGTGGTCCGCTAAGCGCGGCTTCGGCCGCGAACTGCGCCGGCGCGGAGGCGCACGCCTGCACGTACTGGTGGACGCGGAGCATGCGCTCGACCCGGCGGGTGGAGCCGTACACCCACCCGAGCCGCCAGCCGGTCATCGAAAAGAGCTTCGAGGCCGAGTTGACGACGACGACGTTGTCAGTCTCGGCGAACTCGATAGGAGAGCGGTGCTCGCCCTCGAAAACGGTGTACTCGTACACCTCGTCGGAGATGCAGAGCACGTCGTGCTCGTCGGCGATGCGGGCGAACTCGGCGATATCGTCGGGCGGCGACACCGCGCCCGTCGGGTTACCGGGGCTGTTGACGACGAACGCCGCGGTGTCCTCGGTGATGGCCTCTTCGACCGCCGCGGGGTCGAGCGTCAGGTCGTCGCGGAGCGGGACCGGCACCGGTTCGCCGCCGGCGAGTTTGGTGAGCGCGTCGTAGGAGACGAAGCCGGGGTCGGGGATGATGACCTCGTCGCCCTCGTTCACGTGCGCCTCGATGGCGATGTGGAGCGCCTCGCTGCCCCCGGCCGTGGCGATGACATCGTCGGCGTCGAGGTCGACGCCCTGGTCGCGGCGGTGCTTCTCGGCGATGGCCTCGCGCAGGCTTGGGAGGCCCTTGTTCCCCGTGTAGCCGTCCGCCTCGCCGGCCTCGATGGCCTCAACGGCCGCCCGTCGGG of the Haloferax sp. Atlit-12N genome contains:
- a CDS encoding pyridoxal phosphate-dependent aminotransferase, with amino-acid sequence MTHFSDRVERISISGIRKVFEAAGEDAINLGLGQPDFPAPDHARRAAVEAIEAGEADGYTGNKGLPSLREAIAEKHRRDQGVDLDADDVIATAGGSEALHIAIEAHVNEGDEVIIPDPGFVSYDALTKLAGGEPVPVPLRDDLTLDPAAVEEAITEDTAAFVVNSPGNPTGAVSPPDDIAEFARIADEHDVLCISDEVYEYTVFEGEHRSPIEFAETDNVVVVNSASKLFSMTGWRLGWVYGSTRRVERMLRVHQYVQACASAPAQFAAEAALSGPQDRIEEMTETFRERRDLVVEGLEDIGLTVPSPGGAFYVMPEVPEGFVDECIDRGVIIVPGEAFGEHGHGYARLSYATDTESLREAIEIMGEAYDAVV